In Sphaeramia orbicularis chromosome 9, fSphaOr1.1, whole genome shotgun sequence, the sequence CATGTACAGTGTTATATTTTAGGGTTTGCATGATTTGCAGCATCGAAGTGGCAGGGccaaaaaagtgatttttatGCCAATTAGTCCAAATCCTCAGCACCCCGCCCGAATGATATTCTACATATTGGGTACACAAATGACATTTAGGACAGACCCATATTGTCCTGTGTAAATGACTGTTACTGTGATAAAATAGGTCTTAGCTCTGAGTTAGCCTTGGGGAGGCCAGCCTTTATTTTTATGGAACTCTATCTTGCAATAGAAGAACCAAACTGACTGGTCTAATCCTATAAAAGACCTTTATGAAACAGACCACGGGGCTTTATGCAGGATAAATGCATCTGGAAGAATGTGGCGTGTCGTTGTCTGCAGCCACAATGACCGATACTCATTGGGTTTTAATGTAAAGTCAATATTTGCTCAGTAATACTGCATGTCTCTTATCTGATGGCTCATTTCATAATCCGCCCGTGATTCACAGTGTTACGCGGTGAGACTTTGTTTCCTGGGAGGAGGCGAAGTGAAGCGGACAGTCTGACCAGCTTTACCTGAAGAGGAATGTAAACAGACCGGAGGCCCCACAAGCGCCAACAGAAACTCCTAATGACACAAAAGCCACTCTCAAacacagaaatggagaaaacactAGAGAACGGACATAATTCTTACAAGAAACAGGTCAAGTGCATTTAGagaaacatgaaaaaacctttgtcagtaagATTCTATTACTCTGATGTGAAGGGTGCAGTCTCCAACACACAACATTTACTCAGAAACCTACAGTATTTAACAAACATTTAGCCTCTGAAACACTGCCAGAGTTGGAAATGATTTGGCTCTTTGCCTCAATAAAGTCATTAACATCACGAAACTCACAAGACAAACATCTACATGTCAAGTGCAGTTCACTGGCTTTTCCAGTTTGGAGTTGGCTTTTCTCTGTTTGACCTAATTCAGGTTAGAGTCACCTGAGAAAAGTAGGAAAACAGCTTATAATGCACAGATTTAACCACTTATTTTACAACTAGTGCATTAACCTGTGGGGAATCACGGGCTCTAGATCCTCTGACACGGTTCGTTCCTTTACcctcttggtaaattccactggcatctATGTAATAAAAgagaagtggactctgtctgtgtgtgtctgtgtgtgtgtatctaagGCGTCAcgcaaaatctggaaagagctgactgctgcagtttgacatacttatgtatttcTGGTCacggaacagactagtgaaaacggcaagttgataggaccaatattttgggagatatttgtaattttgaaaTGCAGTAGCCTAACAATAGCCTTGCCCAGAATTatagaattgaagtgggttacctagcaacagataaacaaaagggccacgttgccatggtgtcagatttcatgtgcagaatCAGACATGTCAGCTGAATCAGCTGTTATTCAattgaaaatgccagtggaatttaccaagaaagtaaaggaatgaactggatcagagcatCTAGAACATGtcgttccccacgggtcaacgtagTAGTTTTCAGttaaataacctctcagctggcacttctgtttctgtttatctgtttctaggtaacccacttcaaatCTATGATTCTATTATTCTGGGCAAGGCTATTGTAAGGCTGTTATAttgcaaaattactaatatctcccaaaatactgatcctatcaacttgccgttttcactagtctgttccttaaccaaaaatacataagtatgtcaaactgcagcagtcagctctttccagattttgtgggATGCCggagacacacagagtccacttcccttttataatgtaGGATATTTAAATATGTATTTCAGATTTGGAAATGGTCCCCAAGTAAACAGGTTGTTCTGAGTCTGCTGccaatacttttttctttttctttctttcttttttttttttttttttacaacaaaatacaactttcatcaaaaaataaacataaaaatgtatttttgcacCAAGAAACACCATCACATTTGTTGACGTCTTGAACAGAACCAAATAAACCATTATGCATTCAATTCACAACCACAGAAACAGTATTTAAAGAGAGAACACAGTGCTCTGTTATAATGTTGTTTCCTATCTAACTGCTTAATCCATTATTAAATTCACACTATTTATGTCAGAATCACTAACTTATGCTATAAATCACCAAAAAACTCACTCTAAAACCAGTAAAGATGTAGAATATTTGGCATTTGTGCTTTACCTTGTACTTAaatttagagctgcaactgattaattgactcaaagtgataaaaaaaaaaaaaaaaaatcattcaaccataattctcctgaatcaaattCATCAAATccaaatatttcccttcaatcaattcgagtcgattaatcaaattgggaatttttgcattcgcttcaggcatctaatccaggggtgtcaaactcattttagttcaggggccacatacggcctaatatgatataaagtgggccagaccagtaaaataatatatataatagtataagatctttcgagtgaaaaaagtaaaattttgtaatgaaaatatttaagtctacaaactgtacttgagcataacatgaacaaatatgaacaacctgaaaattgaaagtgaaatgttaacaatattatgccttagttcatcatttatacatgtcatctcaacgtacagatcacagtttatctacaaatactcaaaacatttaataacagggagactattttttaaattccacatacatctattaggacatttcaggtcattcacattttttctaaaaggctagtctgtaaatgtcaacatttttgtgaaatgtaacttgtttttacactaaaacaaagagaaaaaattgcagttttcattatttataggttattatgatagtattttactagtctgatccactttaggttaaactgacctaaaatgattcaaacaactttgattgttaatatcttgagtgtaatttttgcatttcacaaattcaccccacgggcCAAATTGAAGCCTAAGGTGGGCCagatctggcccccgggccgcatgtttgacacctgtgacctaatcgattaatcggttgtagctctacttaaattGAGACCATTTTGTCATCAGATGCCATCAAATTTTCAACTATCATTTCTCACTTGACTGATTTCACTTGGAAAAATGTGCCCATCACCAACAGTGACCGAGATAAAGTGTCCTTTTGTTTCCAGTGGCAGCTGCAGATCAGATAAATACTGTAACCGACTGATACCTGATCCAACGTCTCCTACATGTGACATACTTGGACCCAAAGTGCCTCAAGGACAACAGCTCTGCTTATTTACACAGAGTAGTTtgacacaataatacaaaaaaccaAAGACTTTAACACCCTGAAGGACAGGTTAGGTTATATAGAGCCATGCAGTCAAAGAGAGATGTGACAGAATGGAATCTACTGGATCTCTGTGGGGTTAAAGTGACGtaagacagaagaaaaaacaccCTTATTCCCACTGGGTCCCATTAAAAGCTCATGAAACCAAAAGGAAGATTATGTAATTTTATGGTGCTGaggaaacacaaacactgacagacTGTCAACAACAACAAATGATCTTAAACTCActataaatacaacaaaaacagaaactatGAACAGATTTATGAGTGGAGTATTCAGACTGCAGTCCCAGAGCCCAGGCCCTGGACTGCAGCTCATCTGATCTCCACTTAAACCACTTCCTTGTTCGGCGACGGCGACGTGTTTTCCTTCACCAGGTGCGCAAATGAGGGAACAGCGGCTGTGTGTGCGGCCTCTTACCTTTACACTGAAGCGCCTGGCCCACTTTGATCCTCACCGTTCCAGAGATGGACTCTCCAGGGCTGTAAACCACTTTACTTTTGTCAAATGTGATCTCAAACTCCTGCACTTTTCCCATGGTGCGTCTCCTCCGCCGCGCAGCCAAGCCTCGCGCTGTGTGTGTGGATCACCTGTGCGCGCGAATGACAACACGCACCTTTACGGCTTTGCATCCTGCCCCCACGTGACGTCAGCGATTAGGTCTGGAGGCTCAGGCTGTCAACCCAACGGgagggaaaattaaaaaaaataaaaaataaaaaataaaaaaataaaaataaaaacgggagggaaaatagaataaaaacaggctCAGGTTATTAATGTAGTtgattattattagggaccgagctgagagggcagaaggcaaggcccctattgtttttcattcgtttattattattattattattattattattattattattattacttagaactggattttgaccccctaaacttgctcgaaaactcaccaaatttggcacgaaCATCATATCTGGCGAAAAAATTTGCCAAAAATGCAGAAATTAACCCCGtcggtgccaaaatgggctctctagcgccacctatgtcaaaaaacacagaaactgccagcaggaatgtccaagagacatgaaaccaatgccaaaatgtttgttacatcaagcactacaaaaaatataggaggacgctatgagctatctccaacaggaagtcggcaaattgcctttcaaagtaaaaccctcaactatatatatatatacatatatatatatatatatatatatagatctaatatatatatatatatatatatatatatatatatatatatatatatatatatgtatatatatatatagtagaataaaaatgaggacataataaaaatgtgaatggtacacacacgcgcacacacacacacacacacacacacaataaagttttaaaaaatcaaaaccttattaaaaatggtaaagtatgagttttatgctcaactgtgtgtacaatttcaagtcactcaaacggattgtgtctgtcacacacacacttgcatacacacacagtaggcttttcaaaataaaagcctcattaaaaggtgatggtggtttcagcagaggggcgcaggtgttctgtagggatgaaaggaggacggatgcaAAAAGGAGGGGGCTGGTGtcaggacggagaggtgtgagtggaacaAAGGTGTCGACGGTAACCAGGAGGCGGAACACACGGGAGGAGGAACATACAGGAGGCGGAACAAACGGGAGGCGGgacgcacgggaggcggatcacccagtgcgaggtcccgcccaatgctgcttgcagctttaagtgggttttttgtttattatttaacccatgaagacccagtgctacttttgtgacagttccagaatgattttttttctctcaaatgaacctttcttaagtgatttatcatcatttactataATGTTGacctctgtattttgttatttctcagtgaaaattatgtattttcccatatttaatttattgatcatgtagattttcattaaaagctcagattaaagttgaaggttattatatgagaaacagagaaaactgatgaaaaagtgaattttacaGCAAAGATATCCATAATTCAAattaaactaagtgtctccatccactgtcattgatctaactccatgggttttactctcAACAATGAACCTTCGAATTTACTGTAAGTTTTCATGAACaactaaattaacccataaagacccagtactacttttgtgactttttgtctctatttaaccataCGTATGTGATTATTACAATTTatcataatatcatcctctgttatttgcatttttttcagtccacatcaggtattttctattatttaatttcgcttatcatgtagatgtccataaaagatcacattaaagttgagggttattatatcagaaacagagaaaactgaagaaaatgtgactttttcagtgaaatctatcattaactgaatataaaccaagtgcaaccactgtcattgatccaactccatgggttttactggtgaatcaatgttgtagaagatcacgatgtttccacagtaactacggaggctctgaacgtccacatgggtcatatttgatgaccatgaaaagatgaaaaactgtattttacaccaattatttacatgtattgatagaattgatggatcaacaggtattaaacattttacatcagtagatacttttggtcactagtggatgtttgggtctttatgggttaatactgtttaaatatttttgcagttcatattgtgtttttctttttttactcaaGTTCCCAACTATTACCttttaattttactctttttttttactctatgaagtgtttcagaattttgttgtgtatggtctgtgtatacaatgacaataaaaggaatcttgaatctTAACTTTAGATTTCACATCAATGTTTTAACGCATACATGCAGATTAATTAAAGACAAgtatgataatattacaataataatacaggGCTGTATTAAAGTcctagaccagggatgtcaaactcagtttagttcccATAggaaaagtttgtaaatgtaaaaattttcatgtaaattttcttttttaaccttaaagaaagagaaaaaaaattgcagttgtcattatttataggcttttgtgatagtattttactggtctgatgcaCTTGAGAtttaattagtctgtatgtggaacctgaactagaatcaTTTTGACATATTTTATTAATATCTCAGGTTGATTTAGAATAGTTAGGTATATGTAGATCAGATGTGGCAAATtcggtttagttcaggggccacatccagcccagtatgatctcaagtaaaataataacatattcttGTATTACTGGAAAGAGGATGACCATTATGAATGATAACTAGCATGTTATATTAaaaccaatatctagggactgaagttagtaaatgcgtcgttcctgtttttaacttcgtTTCCAGTCATGCAGCGTGATACTGCACTTCTGGTCAACTGAGCAAtgtaattgtaaggctattgtattccaaaattactaatatctcccaaatattggtcctatcaacttgctgagatatttaatgtggacatCAAACCATTCCCAAATAAGCCTTTGTtctctctacaaactgatggttgtttaagaaataagaagctCCTGACTGCATCACTTAAAGGGTAAATGAACTGGAACatgttaatcactgcagtaattatccaatagaagGATCTGAAATATTTGCTAAGTTCAATCCAGGTTGTTTTTTACTCAGTTCAACCCAATCTTGTTTTGTTTAAAAGGTTCTTAACTGTCCACATGTGTGCACACCATACAACAAAGAAGGATAGGAGGATCCTTAATTGTAATTCATTTTTAGCCCCTAAAATGACCTAACCTGCTTAGAAATGACTATATGTATGCAGAAACAAGTGTAAAACTGTGCCATTAAATGAACCAGATGAATCTTGACGACCTGAATCCATTGATGTTTGACACTATAGAAGAGAAAGGCTAAACAACATAAGTAAAAGTGTCCGAGGTATGTGAGGATTTACTGATTATGTTCATGTTCAcaaaagagtaaattcaaagcttcttatatcacaacagagaaaCCTGATGAAAAAGTGTCTATTTaattcaaatctatcattaactgaacataaaacaagtgtgtacatctactgtcattgatccaactccatgggttttactggtgaatcactgttgtagaagataacggtgtttccatggtaactacggagcctctgaacgtccaaatgggtcatatctgatgaccatgaaaagatgacagactgtattttacaccaattatttacaagtgtTACAGGTATTATAGAATTTATATCAGGAGATAtttttggtcaccagtgtctGTAAAATGAGTTTCTTCTTCCTGTTGTTGCCATCTTTGGCCTCAAGAGGGATTAGAAGTACATGTTACTCTAAGTTTGGATTGGATCTCCTTGACTTGAAGTTTTTCTTACATATACTTAAAGCATTTTGTGCATGCCTACCACCATCTTTGGTTGAAGGTATCAGCAATTAAATTATTTTGAGAATACAAGATTTGTCCTGTGACAGTATTGGTATAGATTGACTGAAATCGGCACTATCTCAGTATCATGACATGAACAAAAAGCCTTAAAAGGTTGACATGGAagagtatttaacccataaagacacagtgctacttttgtggcagttcctgaatgatttttttttttttgtctctagtTAATCGTTGtttaatgatttatcacaatttattataatattattgatgtattttgcatttttcagtgaaaatcaagtattttcctgtatttgattcaGTGATCAAAAAAGGtgttaaaagctcagattaaagttgatatcagaaacagagaaaattgaagaaaaagtgactttttcagcaagatatgagtaactgaacataaaaataagtgtctctgtgcactgtcattgatccaactccatgggttttcctggtgaatcactgttgtagaagacgacggtgtttccatggtaactacggagcctctgaacgtccaaatgggtcatatctgatgaccatgaatagatgccaaactgcattttacctgaattatttacatgcattgatagaattagcagatcaacaggtattaaacagcttagatcagtagatgcttttgatatttgggtttttatgggttaagcctTAGAGTTCGATTGATTCCCAGTCATTTCTGAATCACTTCTCGTCTGAACTTCTCCCTGTCtaatcctcaaagacccaaaagcatctctAAAATTCGTTGAGCCAAAACAGTACAGCAGCGGATCCAGGCAGCTGTTCACTCCTGCCAAGATCCAGGAGCAGTAGTAGGCCGTCTCGATCTGCTGCAGAACGTGGCATCTGCGCGCGTAGAACTTTTTCACGATGACGCCCACGGTTCGTATCACGTTAAGAGGCAGGAAGCAGATCCCAAATATGACCAGGCACACGCCGATCATCCTCTGAGACTTCAACTTGACCTTCAGACCTTTAGCCGTGCTGATGTTGAGGCGAGTTAAGGTGTTGGCGAGACAACCATAACAAACAGCCGCCACGACGAAAGGAATCAGGAACCcaaagatgaagaggatgaagtTGATGACGAAGTAGGAGTTTGTCAGGTTCTTCTGGTGAATGCTGAGGCACTGGCTGTTCGCACCTTCTTTACTTGGAGGAAGCAGGACTGCGAAGACCAGAGACTGGATCAGGAGGAAGATCCACACTCCTGCACATAACTGTTTGACGAACTCCTTCTGCTTCATGTAGGACCTCTTGTTGAAGTGCACCACGGCGGTGAAGCGATGCACGCTGATGAGGGTGAGGAAGATGGTGCTGCCGTAGAAATGCGAACTGAGGAGGGCGATCTTGACCTGACACAGGAAGCGACCGAACGGCCAGTCGTTGCCCATGGCGAAGTACACGGCCATCAACGGTGTGACGGGGGTGGCAATGGCGTCGCTGAGGGCCAGGTGGAACTGCAGGGTGGTCCCGGTGGTCCAGCAGGGCAGGCGGCAGCAGAACACCCACAGGCTGAAGGCGTTGAGCAGAAAACCCACGGAGAAGACCAGACACATGAGGACGGTGATGGACACGTGTTGGGTCTCGCCGAGGCAAAGGCCAGAGTCGTTACTGCCGTTCACGGGCGGCAACATCGACGCCACAGGCTCCATCTGTCCAAAAAGATGGAGCTGGTTCTTCTACACCTGGAGGAAATGCAGACGTATTTTCAGGGAAATGCATTAGTTATCCATATGTATTTATTGATCCcacagagcaggggtctcaaactcattttctttcaggggccacaatttgatctccagtgggccgcaccagtaaaataacagcataataatctataaataatgacaactccacatttttgtctttgttttagtgcaaaaaaaccccattaaatgatgaaaatacttatttttataaactattcaaactaaaaagatgtgaataacccaaaaaaactgaaatttctgaagaaaaataagtgaaattttaccgatattttgcctcaacttatcatttctacatgtgcattatggatcggatctacaaagacactaaacacttagtaacaggcagaaaattgttaaaattgtgcttaattttctttagacatttcaggttattcacattttattgttacaggatagtttggaaatgtaaatattttcataagttaatgtcattttttgcactaaaacaaagaaaaaaatttgaagttgtcattatttataggcataattaatatttttttcacatcaaacaaagaagaaaatatgcagtcattatttcttgtaggttattatgttattatttgactgtagatcatattggtctgtatgtggaacctgaactaaaatgagttccacagcgttgactgtggaatttttgcactttgcaaattcatcccgtgggctggattggaacctttggcaggccgcatgtttgagacccctgccataGAGGAACATCTACCCAGTTCAGAAAGAGTcatgtccataagtatttggacagtgagtCTGTTTATATGACCATAAACATCTGAAAACTGGCAgtcatcagataattgtaatcatcagatctgatgtgtttacatgcacttaagaaatataataatatatgaaaaaccctggtttcgatgctttagtccaggggtctcaaacatgcggcctgggggccaaatgcagacCACCAAAGATTTCAGTccagcccatgagatgaatttgcaaagtgcaaaaattccacagtcaaggcattttagttcgggttccacatacagaacaatacaatctcaagtaaaataataacataattacgtACCAGAaattaatgactccatattttcttctctttttgatgtgaaaaaaattacattatgtcaataaataatgacttcaaatttttgtttttgttttagtgcaaaaaataacattaaattatgaaaatatatacatttaaaaactatcctgtaacaataaaatgtgaataacctgaacaaatatgaacaacctgaaatgtctaaagaaaatcaagcacaattttaacaattttctgcttctttctaagtgtttagtgtctttgtagacccgatccataatgcacatgtgtaaatgataagatgaggcataattttgttaaaatggcacttatttttcttcagaaatttcagggtttttttttaggttattcacatcttttttgtttggatagtttataaaagtaagtattttcataatttaatagggtttttttgcactaaaacaaagacaaaaatttggagttgtcattatttataggttactatgctataattttactggtctggccaactggagatcaaattggactgaatccGGCCCCTGATTTAGTCCATTATtggagttcagttcagttcagttcggcTCAGGTCCATGTCATTTACGTTAGTGTTTTGTAGTTTTAAGGATCTTTAAATATTAGGCAGAATCCCTTTATTTAAAGAAAGTGACATGTTAATAATATAGAATACATCAATTTTATTCTTGCTATTTAttaatggtattttttttaaattatactgCAATCCAGTTTTTTTGAAAGTTCATGTTGTATTTCTGTCGTATTTGTGTGTGTTACATtgcatttataatttttttccctaaatTTTAACCTTTCTTGTGAACTGTAATAACCCATGAGGGACCTGGAGAAAGTATTGTTCACAAAAAGAAGAAGTTGCTCCAAAAAAAGTCCATTGTGACATTTTGGGGAATCAAtcactttcatttttttaaacaCTTGAAAACACGTTGATTCTTAAATAACCTTGAGTCTGATAGATGTTAGATGCATTTATGaggctgtttgtgttgtttgttaatCTTCTATATAACATTCATCCCTGTTATTTCGTCCTGCTGGTGGACGTTGACGGCATCGACACAGTGAATTCAAGTTCTGTCAGATTCACTTCCTTTTCTTAGACTTAACAGAGGAACCGAGACGCTTAGGAGGTGCCGTATTTGTGTCTTTCTTGTATTTACTGTCTATAAATTTGTTTGTCATCACTTCCCCAATTGAGGTTTTTTTGCCTTTAGACAAACTGTGGTTAAACTACAAACCTTAAaccttaaaataaggaaaaactgaCCTTAAATTCACAACTGTTATCATAGTTTTTATTAAATtacaaattaaatatagagataTTGAAGATTTTTAGCCAATAATttatcataaataataaatatgaatacTTGCATAGGGATGATCAGCATCCTTCTAAAAGATATTTACTCACAGTGGTTCTAGATTTTACAGTCACCGATCTGTACAAACTGTGAAAAGCAGCTGTTAGACAATTACTCAGTGTCATTTCAATCACATCTGATCAGTCCTTGGTCACAGACAGTAGACAGTTGGATAAGATCTTACCAGAGATGAAGCGATCCTCTTCCTCTGAGTTCAGAAACATGAAAGTGGTGCTTTTTCACACCGTCTTAAAGCGAGGCTGCCAGGGGTGGAGTTGCCCAAATGAGATGCACAGAAACCAGAGGTATTTCAGTTTTAGTCAAGTGTTT encodes:
- the LOC115426029 gene encoding P2Y purinoceptor 2 — its product is MEPVASMLPPVNGSNDSGLCLGETQHVSITVLMCLVFSVGFLLNAFSLWVFCCRLPCWTTGTTLQFHLALSDAIATPVTPLMAVYFAMGNDWPFGRFLCQVKIALLSSHFYGSTIFLTLISVHRFTAVVHFNKRSYMKQKEFVKQLCAGVWIFLLIQSLVFAVLLPPSKEGANSQCLSIHQKNLTNSYFVINFILFIFGFLIPFVVAAVCYGCLANTLTRLNISTAKGLKVKLKSQRMIGVCLVIFGICFLPLNVIRTVGVIVKKFYARRCHVLQQIETAYYCSWILAGVNSCLDPLLYCFGSTNFRDAFGSLRIRQGEVQTRSDSEMTGNQSNSKA